The following are encoded together in the Synergistaceae bacterium genome:
- a CDS encoding lysophospholipid acyltransferase family protein — protein MSKAAVRALKLFEAFASTGLRGKITASFFSGLLKLIHPRAKVIDDNLKIGYPDSPAQWRKDIRGQVYENIAWTVTELLVLQRDPSQAFEWVKKVHNQEIADDLIARKKGAIFLSGHFGNWELLSAWYAQYALQHGHKLSIISQEQHDPDISRYIEEMRRRFMVDFIPKESSVMKFAHLLKGGAHIALLNDIAGIGQVTVPFMGKDATNMPGPAVMAMLSGVPIVPVCIYRDAPFSHEVEFFEPVKMPDAKLNHDERMRAIVLECNLAIERFIRKRPELWFWLHKRWRP, from the coding sequence ATGAGCAAGGCCGCAGTCAGAGCACTGAAGCTGTTTGAGGCCTTCGCGTCTACGGGACTGCGCGGGAAAATTACTGCTTCCTTCTTCTCCGGCCTGCTGAAGCTGATTCACCCGCGCGCGAAAGTTATTGACGACAACCTCAAGATAGGTTACCCCGACAGTCCGGCGCAGTGGCGGAAGGACATTCGCGGCCAAGTCTACGAGAACATAGCGTGGACGGTTACGGAGCTTCTGGTTCTCCAGCGCGACCCGTCGCAGGCGTTCGAGTGGGTGAAGAAAGTGCACAATCAGGAGATTGCCGATGACCTCATAGCCCGCAAGAAGGGAGCAATCTTTTTGTCCGGGCATTTCGGGAACTGGGAGCTTCTTTCTGCGTGGTACGCACAATACGCACTCCAGCACGGGCACAAGCTCTCGATAATCTCGCAGGAACAGCATGACCCGGACATTTCGCGCTACATCGAGGAGATGAGGCGGCGGTTCATGGTTGACTTCATCCCCAAAGAATCATCAGTGATGAAGTTTGCGCATCTCCTGAAAGGCGGCGCGCACATTGCCCTGCTGAACGACATTGCCGGAATAGGACAGGTGACGGTTCCGTTCATGGGCAAGGACGCGACAAACATGCCTGGCCCTGCGGTGATGGCAATGCTGTCGGGAGTACCGATAGTGCCGGTGTGCATTTACCGTGATGCTCCGTTCTCGCACGAGGTAGAGTTCTTCGAGCCGGTGAAGATGCCGGACGCGAAACTAAATCACGACGAGCGGATGAGAGCGATAGTTCTTGAGTGCAACTTGGCGATAGAGAGATTCATACGGAAGAGGCCGGAGCTGTGGTTCTGGCTTCACAAGAGATGGAGGCCGTAA
- a CDS encoding tyrosine--tRNA ligase, translated as MNAFDVLRERGYFEWCTNEERLSQVMNEEMVTAYVGFDPTADSLHVGHLIPLMALGWLQRLGHRPIALAGGGTGLIGDPSGKSKERNLITVEAVMHNIEGVKKQLAKFLDFDCGKNSALLLNNYDWLSKMTFLEVLHDVGKYFSINNLIAREYIRSRLEDPEKGISYTEFSYVLLQAMDFKYLNEHYGCRLQMGGNDQQGNLLAGSDYIRRTSGNEVFGLTQPLLLTSSGTKFGKTEAGAVWLDPEKTSPYKFYQFWFNTDDRDVEKLLKLYTFIPVEEIASIMAEHNSAPERRTAQKRLALEVTSTVHGEETAKSVVTASEILFNPKIDFSQVSEETCRMLMQEVPFTEIKGAEFPAGVVGVLSASGACESNGEAKRAIRQGGVSVNGARITDEKAVLERGALVGGKYAFIRIGRKKFQMAEFSDA; from the coding sequence ATGAATGCGTTTGACGTTCTGAGGGAACGCGGATATTTCGAGTGGTGCACAAATGAAGAGAGGCTCTCTCAGGTCATGAATGAAGAGATGGTTACTGCCTACGTGGGCTTTGACCCGACAGCAGACAGCCTTCACGTCGGGCACTTGATCCCGTTGATGGCACTGGGATGGCTTCAGAGGCTCGGGCATCGTCCCATCGCTCTGGCCGGAGGAGGAACGGGGTTAATCGGCGACCCGTCGGGCAAGAGCAAGGAGCGCAACCTAATCACCGTTGAAGCCGTGATGCACAACATAGAGGGCGTGAAGAAACAGCTCGCTAAGTTCTTGGATTTCGACTGCGGGAAAAACTCCGCACTTCTCCTCAATAATTACGACTGGCTGAGCAAAATGACATTCCTTGAGGTTCTTCACGATGTCGGAAAATATTTCTCCATCAACAACCTCATAGCCCGTGAATATATACGTTCGCGACTCGAAGACCCCGAGAAGGGAATCAGCTACACCGAGTTTTCGTACGTTCTGCTTCAGGCAATGGACTTCAAGTACCTCAATGAGCATTACGGATGCCGTCTCCAGATGGGAGGCAACGACCAGCAGGGCAACCTGTTAGCCGGTTCTGACTACATACGCCGTACATCGGGAAATGAGGTTTTCGGCCTCACACAGCCCCTCCTGCTCACGTCAAGCGGCACAAAGTTCGGGAAGACAGAGGCCGGAGCAGTCTGGCTTGACCCGGAGAAGACCAGCCCGTACAAGTTCTACCAGTTCTGGTTCAACACGGACGATAGGGATGTGGAAAAACTCCTGAAACTCTACACGTTCATTCCAGTTGAGGAAATCGCATCAATCATGGCAGAGCACAACTCAGCTCCCGAAAGGCGCACTGCACAGAAGAGGTTAGCCCTCGAAGTTACGTCGACAGTTCACGGCGAGGAGACGGCAAAGAGTGTCGTAACCGCCAGCGAGATTCTGTTCAACCCTAAGATAGACTTCTCACAGGTCAGCGAAGAGACATGCAGGATGCTCATGCAGGAAGTTCCATTCACGGAGATTAAGGGTGCGGAGTTCCCTGCGGGAGTCGTCGGGGTGCTGTCCGCGTCCGGCGCGTGCGAGTCCAACGGCGAGGCCAAGAGGGCGATACGTCAGGGCGGAGTGTCCGTGAACGGCGCAAGGATTACGGACGAGAAGGCAGTCCTCGAGCGCGGTGCACTGGTGGGCGGAAAGTACGCCTTCATCAGAATCGGCCGCAAGAAGTTCCAGATGGCAGAGTTCAGCGATGCATAG
- a CDS encoding lytic transglycosylase domain-containing protein, with the protein MTRRIILCTVIFMLVLTSSSHAAQNLRDLFWARNWPLMEQQYKSQKVKTARDHALMANAYRFQERWQEAVSIVEAQSKNFPAGVKPYADMMRVLGYERLGQTQKALTISESLYKNAPADLKYYVALAQYRLYNLKGDTRNTINALIRMLSNANTDERKIYTLKLLVPLSRKAEHALQLLDLQAGSKEAAEVLSGIGKPGNNIRVAMGVYQHTAGNNQAALEWLNGATGRKAQYYRAWANSRLKNNDAALNLWGSLAISGNSYAGSSVTRIANLAKDKGMREKSINVLERIARERRGSVQARALQALVNLYGKANTKRRDELEAQILRSFPNTNYAQNVLWSRAWRNIDAGNFAEAVKLFRQSDAPGVPAYKRARILYWLEFAQRKAGQTGEADATLALLRRKYPLTIYGLISGAEIRIVDGLNPDLNLKPSELEEFGFINNAYIRLSRPKASTRELYRAIYLSRWLGLEDSYQAARQIENLMTSRPVLYRQDLEALYPRPYRATVEAAAKQYGTESNFVWAIMRQESAFKPDARSYVGAAGLMQFMPATAREEAKRAGLSTYDLYNPSDSIRLGASHLATLGKSFARPEYVMAAYNAGSGNARKWLKDGGDRLDLAHFIERVTFTETNGYVQRVSANLEIYRRLYNVRK; encoded by the coding sequence ATGACGAGACGAATAATTTTGTGCACAGTGATATTTATGCTGGTGCTCACATCATCTTCACATGCCGCACAGAACCTCAGAGACCTTTTCTGGGCTCGCAACTGGCCGCTGATGGAGCAGCAGTACAAGTCGCAGAAGGTCAAGACCGCCCGCGACCATGCACTGATGGCAAACGCGTACAGGTTTCAAGAGAGGTGGCAGGAGGCAGTGAGCATCGTTGAGGCACAGAGCAAGAATTTTCCTGCGGGAGTGAAGCCCTATGCTGACATGATGAGGGTTCTTGGTTATGAGAGGCTTGGGCAGACGCAGAAAGCACTCACCATATCAGAGAGCCTCTACAAGAACGCGCCCGCAGACCTGAAGTATTACGTTGCACTTGCGCAGTACCGGCTGTACAACCTCAAGGGAGACACGAGGAACACCATCAACGCCCTGATCCGTATGCTCTCGAACGCCAACACTGACGAGCGCAAAATCTACACACTGAAGCTGTTAGTTCCATTGTCGCGCAAAGCAGAGCACGCGCTGCAGCTCCTTGACCTTCAGGCGGGAAGCAAGGAGGCCGCAGAAGTCCTCTCCGGCATCGGCAAGCCCGGCAACAACATACGGGTTGCTATGGGAGTGTACCAGCACACTGCAGGCAACAATCAGGCAGCTCTTGAGTGGCTGAACGGTGCGACGGGCAGGAAGGCTCAATATTACCGTGCGTGGGCAAATTCGCGGCTCAAGAACAACGACGCGGCACTGAACCTTTGGGGAAGCCTAGCAATCAGCGGGAACAGTTACGCGGGAAGTTCCGTAACGAGAATCGCGAACCTCGCGAAGGACAAAGGCATGAGGGAGAAGAGCATTAACGTCCTCGAACGCATCGCCAGAGAACGGCGGGGCAGTGTTCAGGCACGTGCTCTGCAGGCTCTCGTGAATCTCTACGGCAAGGCCAACACGAAGCGCAGGGACGAGCTCGAGGCGCAGATACTGCGTTCATTCCCGAATACAAATTACGCGCAGAATGTCTTGTGGTCGCGGGCATGGAGGAACATTGACGCAGGGAACTTTGCGGAGGCTGTGAAACTGTTCCGGCAGAGCGATGCTCCGGGTGTCCCCGCGTACAAGAGGGCGCGTATTCTCTACTGGTTAGAGTTCGCGCAGAGGAAGGCAGGACAGACAGGCGAGGCTGATGCGACGCTGGCACTTCTCCGCAGAAAATATCCCCTCACGATTTACGGGCTTATTTCCGGCGCAGAAATACGAATCGTTGACGGGCTTAACCCTGACCTTAACCTAAAGCCGTCGGAACTTGAGGAGTTCGGGTTCATCAACAACGCGTATATTCGCCTCTCACGTCCGAAGGCGAGCACGAGGGAGCTTTACCGCGCAATATACCTTTCACGCTGGCTGGGACTCGAGGACAGTTACCAGGCGGCACGGCAGATAGAGAACCTCATGACTTCACGGCCTGTGCTCTACCGTCAGGACCTCGAGGCACTTTACCCGAGACCCTACAGGGCGACAGTTGAGGCGGCGGCGAAACAGTACGGAACGGAGAGTAATTTTGTGTGGGCGATAATGCGTCAGGAGAGCGCGTTCAAACCCGATGCACGGAGTTACGTCGGAGCGGCGGGGCTGATGCAGTTCATGCCCGCAACGGCCAGAGAGGAAGCCAAACGTGCCGGGCTCTCTACCTACGACCTGTACAACCCTTCCGACAGCATCAGGCTGGGAGCGTCTCACCTTGCGACGCTGGGGAAGAGCTTCGCGCGTCCTGAATACGTCATGGCGGCATACAACGCAGGCTCAGGCAATGCCCGCAAGTGGCTGAAGGACGGAGGAGACAGGCTGGACCTTGCGCACTTCATCGAACGTGTAACTTTCACGGAGACGAACGGCTACGTCCAGAGGGTCAGCGCGAACCTCGAGATATACCGTCGGCTGTACAATGTCAGAAAGTAG
- the tilS gene encoding tRNA lysidine(34) synthetase TilS → MSESRAVPFRLSDYVLREAFTTAGTRQGWLDAPKIIAAFSGGGDSSALLWMCAKFFGGKVVALHVNHGIRGAESDADEEFSREFAERLGAEFVSVRVDVPASRLKGESLEAAARRLRREALCNAAKRTNISTVLLGHNRDDLAETVLFNLLRGTGIRGAVGITEMTETDGVKFCRPLLGMRREFLREVLRARGLEWREDSTNSDDNYTRNYIRNTLIPTIAEHINSSAVEHLAQFGEDMRQVREAEDERSRELFAATSADASSLDWRKLREMDADSVALVIREAGRRRGLRTLSRAVCTELAGLILKGEGFVFQWCGEVTIQGRKGRITIHDDRGTNSAV, encoded by the coding sequence ATGTCAGAAAGTAGAGCAGTGCCCTTCAGGCTCTCGGATTACGTTCTGAGGGAAGCATTCACTACTGCCGGAACGCGTCAGGGCTGGCTTGATGCACCGAAGATTATTGCTGCGTTTTCAGGCGGAGGCGATTCGTCGGCTCTGCTGTGGATGTGCGCAAAGTTTTTCGGTGGGAAGGTTGTTGCCCTGCACGTTAATCACGGCATCAGGGGCGCGGAATCAGACGCGGACGAGGAATTTTCCCGTGAGTTCGCGGAGAGACTCGGTGCTGAGTTCGTGAGCGTGAGGGTTGACGTTCCGGCATCGAGGCTGAAGGGCGAGTCCTTAGAGGCGGCGGCACGTCGGCTTAGGCGTGAAGCTCTGTGCAACGCGGCCAAGAGAACGAACATCAGCACAGTTCTTCTCGGACACAACAGGGATGACCTCGCAGAAACAGTACTCTTCAACCTTCTTCGCGGGACGGGAATACGCGGGGCGGTCGGCATCACTGAGATGACGGAGACAGACGGCGTGAAGTTCTGTCGTCCTCTGCTGGGGATGCGGAGAGAGTTTCTGCGTGAGGTTCTCAGAGCCAGAGGGCTGGAATGGCGTGAAGACAGCACCAACAGCGACGACAATTACACCCGTAACTACATACGCAACACACTTATTCCGACGATTGCGGAACACATAAACTCTTCAGCGGTAGAACACCTCGCACAGTTCGGGGAGGACATGAGGCAGGTACGCGAAGCTGAGGACGAACGAAGCCGTGAGCTCTTTGCGGCAACAAGCGCAGATGCTTCGTCTCTGGACTGGCGGAAGCTTAGGGAGATGGACGCGGATAGTGTAGCTCTGGTTATTCGCGAGGCAGGGAGACGGCGAGGGCTAAGGACGTTATCACGCGCTGTGTGCACGGAACTTGCTGGGCTCATCCTCAAAGGAGAAGGTTTCGTGTTCCAGTGGTGCGGAGAAGTAACGATACAGGGCAGGAAAGGCAGAATAACGATACATGACGATAGAGGAACTAACAGCGCAGTTTGA
- a CDS encoding GNAT family N-acetyltransferase: MKDANIKDVIWSELRFFQEKLSELSVSKTIALGSGLCVSVGSYSENWVYLPEPVDSEDYVSDAVMFFDTLGETFVWPLYEGSGEVLERGGVNYVGDLMAMSIDPKDMDTSHANERATCERVASLEEARIWADVAWRSFGGDDNVPEDYCRFIEAVFRESKDLSLHLARLDGEPAGTIMLTHQPDVVGAYYGGTLPNMRRKGIAAATMKEASRIAGTRRIVHQSTPMGLKFYQSVGFKELFAIPVYSTDKEILLS, translated from the coding sequence ATGAAGGATGCAAACATTAAGGATGTAATATGGAGTGAATTGCGATTCTTTCAGGAAAAGCTGTCTGAACTCAGCGTGAGCAAGACTATCGCTCTTGGATCCGGCTTATGCGTGTCGGTTGGGTCGTACTCCGAGAACTGGGTATATTTACCAGAGCCGGTCGATTCAGAAGACTACGTGTCTGATGCTGTGATGTTCTTCGACACGCTCGGTGAAACGTTCGTGTGGCCTCTGTACGAAGGGAGCGGTGAAGTTCTGGAGAGGGGAGGCGTGAATTACGTCGGGGATCTTATGGCGATGAGCATTGACCCGAAGGATATGGATACTTCGCACGCAAACGAAAGGGCAACGTGCGAACGTGTTGCTTCACTTGAGGAAGCGAGAATCTGGGCAGATGTTGCGTGGCGTTCGTTCGGAGGAGACGACAATGTTCCTGAGGATTACTGCCGGTTCATTGAGGCAGTGTTTCGTGAAAGCAAGGATTTATCCCTGCACTTGGCCAGACTTGACGGCGAGCCGGCAGGTACTATTATGCTGACGCACCAGCCCGATGTCGTGGGAGCGTACTACGGCGGGACACTGCCGAATATGAGGCGGAAGGGAATAGCCGCTGCGACAATGAAGGAGGCCAGCCGGATTGCCGGCACGAGGAGGATAGTCCATCAGTCAACACCTATGGGGCTGAAATTCTACCAGAGCGTAGGCTTTAAAGAACTATTCGCTATCCCGGTGTACTCGACGGACAAGGAGATACTGCTGTCATAG
- the nhaC gene encoding Na+/H+ antiporter NhaC — protein sequence MEECYLCKRPSLLLSISVLLVSALIVTFGVVDVELESGSHFGLGLPAQVPLLFATIFAAIVGALYLKRSWSDLEKGMAGAIQVSIQAIVILVLVGCLVGSWIQSGVVATMIYYGLEVMTPRYFYLAALIISVVVAIATGCCWTTSSTVGVALIGISAGLGLPLPITAGFVISGAYFGDKVSPLSDTTNLAPAVAGSELFEHVRAMMWSTIPTLLITAIIAFMMGDSAQGSDGGRIALIQSMMRAEFNISLWAFIPPMVIIVMAFMKIPAIPGIVAGICASLVLTLVRGSTAHDALEVLFSGYVPEHLGAFAKAATPEAMASITGAFTEAFTAGSPALSVTSEVFSGVGGLLTQLFTRGGMTSMLETICLIVVALSLGGIMEVCGFLDVILDALMKHVKTVTGMIGSVLASAFMANVFLSEQYLSIIVPGRMFKRAFDERRWQNGKKLAPVMLSRSLEDSGTMTSVLVPWNTCGVYVSSVLGVATLDYLPYCFMNWLNPLVALAMTAFGLGIVWKNETAEETGQVFIPDTAAIAE from the coding sequence TTGGAGGAATGTTATTTGTGCAAGCGTCCCAGTCTTTTGCTGTCGATTTCTGTGCTCCTTGTTAGCGCGCTTATCGTTACGTTCGGTGTCGTGGATGTCGAGCTCGAATCAGGCTCGCATTTCGGTCTCGGCCTCCCCGCGCAAGTCCCCCTTCTCTTCGCAACAATCTTTGCGGCAATTGTCGGTGCTCTCTACCTCAAACGTTCATGGTCTGACCTCGAAAAAGGCATGGCCGGAGCAATTCAGGTGTCTATTCAGGCGATAGTGATTCTCGTGCTCGTCGGATGCCTAGTTGGTTCGTGGATACAGAGCGGAGTTGTCGCTACGATGATATATTACGGCCTCGAGGTCATGACACCGCGTTATTTCTACCTTGCGGCGTTAATCATCAGCGTTGTTGTTGCGATTGCGACGGGCTGCTGCTGGACGACGAGCTCAACCGTCGGAGTTGCGTTAATCGGTATCAGCGCAGGTCTCGGCCTTCCGCTCCCGATAACGGCAGGCTTCGTCATCAGCGGCGCGTACTTCGGCGACAAGGTTTCTCCCCTCTCAGACACCACTAACCTTGCTCCGGCAGTCGCTGGCTCTGAACTCTTCGAGCACGTCCGCGCAATGATGTGGTCAACAATCCCCACGCTCTTAATCACGGCAATAATCGCCTTCATGATGGGAGACAGTGCGCAGGGTTCTGACGGCGGAAGGATCGCGCTGATTCAGAGCATGATGCGCGCGGAGTTCAACATCTCGCTGTGGGCATTCATCCCGCCGATGGTCATAATCGTTATGGCGTTCATGAAGATACCGGCGATTCCCGGAATAGTCGCGGGCATCTGCGCGTCGCTCGTACTGACGCTTGTCAGGGGCTCGACGGCTCATGATGCACTTGAAGTACTCTTCTCTGGCTATGTTCCCGAGCACTTGGGAGCTTTCGCGAAAGCCGCAACACCTGAAGCTATGGCGAGCATAACAGGGGCGTTCACAGAGGCCTTCACCGCAGGCAGCCCGGCACTCTCCGTAACGTCGGAAGTGTTCTCTGGCGTGGGCGGGCTTCTTACCCAGCTGTTCACTCGCGGAGGAATGACCTCAATGCTCGAGACAATATGCCTCATCGTTGTTGCCCTGTCGCTGGGCGGAATTATGGAGGTCTGCGGCTTCCTTGACGTTATTCTTGATGCACTGATGAAGCACGTCAAGACCGTTACGGGAATGATAGGCTCTGTGCTTGCGTCGGCGTTCATGGCCAACGTGTTTCTGTCGGAGCAGTACCTCTCGATAATCGTGCCCGGCAGAATGTTCAAGAGAGCGTTTGATGAGCGCAGGTGGCAGAACGGCAAGAAGTTAGCTCCCGTGATGCTGTCGCGTTCACTCGAGGACTCCGGCACGATGACGAGCGTATTAGTCCCCTGGAACACGTGCGGAGTGTACGTGAGCTCGGTGCTGGGAGTTGCGACGCTGGATTATCTGCCCTACTGCTTCATGAACTGGCTTAATCCTCTCGTTGCGCTCGCGATGACTGCCTTCGGGCTCGGAATTGTCTGGAAGAACGAGACGGCGGAAGAGACGGGACAGGTATTCATCCCCGACACTGCCGCAATAGCAGAATAG
- a CDS encoding FkbM family methyltransferase: MSIKKFVVEHCPESILPLIRMPYRAVTWPVRKIKTHMICRKALKYLPYYQDELSREILYDRIRFLKGDIEAFISRAEKEGWTFLGLYRVDGSLDYAYGADSRGEYSDVVVLYDKEGRALDYTKRLMAIMYGADSFRCVKMDDFFSFSRIVKSLLIVPVIEDKYVPFSVREDVQYFDVFSPIDDEIIVDAGAYDGGTAIQFLEWGQGKVRHIYSFEFDPENAERCEEKLRAYTDKVTLIKKGTWDRDETMHVDTIGTAGSTVRNAGSTEVHLTSIDSVVKDEPVTFIKMDVEGAELKSLMGARETIIKNRPRLAICVYHKPEDLYEIPGYILSLVPEYKFLLRHYSSSNAETILYAYC; this comes from the coding sequence ATGAGTATCAAGAAGTTCGTCGTGGAACATTGCCCCGAGTCTATCCTGCCGCTCATCAGAATGCCTTACCGCGCTGTTACTTGGCCTGTGCGTAAAATCAAGACGCACATGATTTGCCGCAAAGCCTTGAAATATCTTCCGTACTATCAGGACGAGCTGTCGAGAGAAATTCTGTATGACCGCATACGGTTCTTGAAGGGCGACATTGAAGCCTTCATCAGCCGCGCAGAAAAAGAAGGCTGGACGTTTTTGGGATTATACAGGGTGGACGGAAGCCTTGATTACGCTTACGGAGCAGACAGCAGGGGTGAATATTCTGACGTTGTAGTCCTCTACGACAAAGAAGGCCGCGCTCTGGATTACACAAAGAGGCTCATGGCCATAATGTACGGAGCTGACAGCTTCAGGTGCGTCAAGATGGACGACTTCTTCAGCTTCTCACGAATCGTGAAATCCTTGCTGATTGTCCCCGTCATAGAAGACAAGTACGTTCCGTTCTCGGTCCGTGAGGACGTACAATATTTTGACGTGTTCAGTCCCATCGACGATGAAATAATAGTTGACGCAGGAGCATACGACGGCGGGACAGCTATACAGTTCCTCGAATGGGGGCAGGGGAAAGTCAGGCACATATACTCCTTCGAGTTTGACCCTGAGAACGCGGAGAGATGCGAGGAAAAACTGAGAGCCTACACGGACAAAGTTACCCTCATAAAGAAAGGCACTTGGGACAGGGACGAAACTATGCACGTGGACACAATCGGCACTGCAGGAAGTACTGTGCGCAATGCGGGCAGCACAGAAGTTCATCTCACCAGCATAGACAGCGTCGTGAAAGACGAGCCTGTAACCTTCATCAAGATGGATGTTGAGGGTGCAGAGCTGAAATCCTTAATGGGAGCACGCGAGACCATCATCAAGAACCGTCCGCGCCTTGCAATCTGCGTTTACCACAAGCCGGAAGACCTGTACGAGATACCGGGCTATATACTTTCTCTCGTGCCGGAGTACAAATTTCTGCTGAGGCATTACAGCTCAAGCAATGCAGAGACAATCCTGTACGCATACTGCTGA
- a CDS encoding extracellular solute-binding protein produces MKKFLCALLLLSMASSAFASDYVIRIYSNSNSSERVTWLKNAAKEAGFTVNLDDSTVYKGDTSAIQLANENKDGDVIFGLNEVRWSQLVNGDYENIRVLDWTPSWADKVGEYKYPGKAYGIVIQNILMLYRKDEAGTNGKELHFKHWADLVNCGYKWYRQGRVGGTTNMNINNAMLYSFADPKSPAGGISVEGWKTLWAYCANGNFTGDSYGFDPLNRGDVQVSTFYSSSLYGNIDAAAQSSKIPLKGTVEPENWALVDIEDGTYYIAEYIGVLDNPKRTAEQTETVKKFAEWFGSAEVQREWSEEFDSYPCNVDAVDSVPPIYALKNCALTKVEGTDMTYAEYVGAHSSQWTNIMTNLGFYWSDNANPPAEPDWNNLDWATLTQKPAK; encoded by the coding sequence ATGAAGAAGTTTTTGTGTGCACTGCTGCTCCTGAGCATGGCATCATCTGCCTTCGCTTCGGACTACGTCATCAGGATCTACTCCAACTCCAACTCCAGCGAGCGCGTTACGTGGCTCAAGAACGCCGCCAAAGAAGCGGGCTTCACGGTCAACCTCGACGACTCTACCGTCTACAAGGGAGACACCAGCGCAATCCAGCTCGCCAACGAGAACAAGGACGGCGACGTAATTTTCGGCCTCAACGAAGTCCGCTGGTCTCAGCTCGTCAACGGCGACTATGAGAACATCCGCGTTCTCGACTGGACTCCGTCGTGGGCTGACAAGGTCGGAGAGTACAAGTATCCCGGCAAGGCATACGGCATCGTCATCCAGAACATCCTGATGCTCTACCGCAAGGACGAAGCGGGCACGAACGGCAAGGAGCTTCACTTCAAGCACTGGGCTGACCTCGTGAACTGCGGCTATAAGTGGTATCGTCAGGGGCGCGTCGGCGGAACAACCAACATGAACATCAACAACGCAATGTTATACTCGTTCGCAGACCCGAAGTCTCCTGCGGGCGGAATTTCCGTAGAGGGCTGGAAAACTCTCTGGGCTTACTGCGCAAACGGAAACTTCACGGGAGATTCATACGGCTTTGACCCGCTCAACAGGGGAGATGTTCAGGTCAGCACGTTCTATTCATCGTCGCTCTATGGCAACATTGACGCGGCGGCTCAGTCCTCGAAGATTCCGCTGAAGGGCACTGTTGAGCCCGAGAACTGGGCACTTGTCGACATTGAGGACGGCACGTACTACATCGCAGAGTACATCGGAGTCCTCGACAACCCCAAGCGCACAGCCGAGCAGACCGAGACCGTCAAGAAGTTCGCCGAGTGGTTCGGGAGCGCAGAAGTCCAGCGTGAGTGGTCGGAGGAGTTCGACTCGTACCCCTGCAACGTTGATGCAGTGGACTCCGTTCCGCCGATTTACGCGCTCAAGAACTGCGCACTCACGAAGGTTGAGGGCACAGACATGACTTACGCGGAATACGTCGGCGCGCATTCGTCGCAGTGGACAAACATAATGACCAATCTCGGCTTCTACTGGTCAGACAACGCCAACCCTCCCGCAGAACCTGACTGGAACAATCTTGACTGGGCAACCCTCACCCAGAAGCCCGCGAAGTAA
- the rlmB gene encoding 23S rRNA (guanosine(2251)-2'-O)-methyltransferase RlmB: MPDDICRGRKPVIDLLRKSPSRCAKLLIANNVRPPFLDEVIDAAKSAGVTFQVVAPSALDKLAGGEKHQGVICRLTQAKTVELEEFLRGLEGKKSALVVVLDHIEDPHNLGAVIRSAEAGGASGVISAKRRSALPGDTVIKTSAGASLRLPLITVANITRTIEQLKAANFWTVGLDGGAEDSLWSESLPERMALVIGAEGEGLSRLVGETCDILRRIPIKQEGVSSLNASVAAALGIFEWSRAHNV, from the coding sequence ATGCCCGACGACATTTGCAGGGGACGCAAGCCGGTTATTGACCTGTTAAGAAAATCCCCTTCACGCTGTGCCAAGCTCCTTATCGCAAACAACGTACGGCCTCCGTTCCTTGATGAGGTCATCGATGCGGCCAAGAGTGCGGGGGTAACGTTTCAGGTTGTTGCTCCGTCAGCACTCGACAAATTGGCGGGCGGGGAAAAACATCAGGGCGTAATCTGCCGACTGACTCAGGCCAAGACAGTGGAGCTTGAAGAGTTCCTGCGGGGGCTTGAGGGGAAGAAGTCCGCTCTTGTTGTCGTTCTCGACCACATAGAAGACCCGCACAATCTCGGTGCTGTGATTCGTTCGGCGGAAGCTGGCGGAGCGTCGGGGGTAATCAGCGCGAAAAGACGTTCTGCACTGCCCGGCGATACCGTCATCAAGACCAGCGCAGGTGCTTCGCTGAGGCTTCCCCTAATCACCGTCGCGAACATCACGCGCACGATTGAGCAGCTCAAGGCCGCGAACTTCTGGACTGTCGGGCTCGACGGAGGAGCAGAAGACTCGTTGTGGAGTGAGAGTTTGCCTGAGAGGATGGCACTCGTTATCGGTGCGGAAGGCGAGGGGCTGTCGCGCCTTGTCGGAGAGACGTGCGACATCTTGAGGAGGATTCCCATAAAGCAGGAGGGAGTCAGTTCGCTGAATGCGAGTGTTGCTGCCGCGCTGGGCATCTTCGAGTGGTCAAGGGCTCATAATGTATAA